The DNA segment AAGTTCTTCTATTCTGGTTTATGGTTTCTCTTTGGCTTAATGGTTCATCCGGGAGAGAGATTCATTGCATTGATGGGATTTGGTATGATACTTATGAGATCGATGAGATTGATattcaatctttctttcttcgAACGTATTGATTGACCCCATAAGCGAGACCGCCACCCATAGCATTTTGCCACCAGAAGGCAGAACCCATATTTCTTTCTAGAGAATCTCCTAATTGTTCAGAACAACTAGAAAGAGATTCTTTAACCAGAAAGAAATTCAGTTCAGATGTGGATACCTATCCATAAGTTTTCGCAACTTAATCATGTATGATGGAAATCATCAAAGATTTGACCTTTTCGAACTCTGTTTGTAACTCATCCGATTGATTGCGTAAAGCCCGCAGTAGCAACGGAACCGGGGGAAAACGATCCTCATTGGACATCTTGATCAATTGGATCGTTTTTTGTAGATTCCGATACGAAGCTTTTGTAGATGTGTTTCTGGGTATTTCTTTAGCATTTCGTCCAAGAGAAAGTGTTCCTCTAATTCTATAACTTTTTTATAATATTCTTTCTTGAATATCATTCAAAAAAAATTCGGAGTGACCAGTATTTCCACCAATTAGTAACCCAAGTTTCTAGGCTTTTATTAAATGAAAGAGAGAATCCACCAGGACAAAAATACTATAGATGCAAGATATAGAAGGGGAATGAATGCTTtcttttttgccattttttcgtctttgattttttaatatccTCTCTATCACATCAAAATTTCGGACAAAGACAGTTTTCTGGCTGTTCGGTATACATCTGCTTTGAGTCAAATGAGCATTCTGAAGAAATTCCAGTTAAGTTATACTATTACTATGGTCTATAAAAAAGACTATTCTTTCATTTCAGTTTTATCCTTCCTCGCCCACAACGGGCCAAAAAGGGAAGGACTTTTCCCTCTAGGGGTAGGAAAATCATGATCGGGATAATGGACCCAAAGCTATGGAACTTGGGTGTGGGTCTTTTGTCGAAATGGAATGGccttatcttttgattttttctttttcgttaATGGGTTAAGGGTGGGGGTTCCGTTATAAATTCAATATAGTATACCCAACCCTAAtcaacatattttttttgttttacgcCCCGTAATTCTTCCTCAGCCAGGCTCGGGCAGAATAGCAGAGCAAGTACAAGTATTAGTAGAATAGCAAAAATGTGTTCCTCGTCATTAATATGTTTGCTCGCGGTAATTGTGACCTTTCGGGAGAATTGATGAGAGCATCAAAGATGCACTTGATAGTACTAGTACATCTGAGAATTCTTAATTGGCTAGTTGTAAATAGACCTAGACGGTGGAACAAAGGATTATCCCGGACTTACACCGAGGTATTGACGGTGATTCTCAACCTACGACCAATCGGTTAACAACCAACCACTCTACCACTGAGCTACTGAGGAACAACGGTAAATTAGGTCTCAGAGAATTCAATTCCCGTTCTCAACCTATGACCAATATGAGCTCGAGGTTTCCTTCGTAACTTCCGGAACTTCTTCATAGTGGCTCCGTTCCATGCCTCATTTCATAGAGAACCTCAAAGTGGCTCTATTTCATTATATTCCATCCATATGTCAATTTCATTCATTTAATATCCCTGTGGTGTCATTGAGATAAGAGATGTCGTTTCTAGTCTATCTGTTTCTATTTCTATATATGGAAAGTAACATGCCACTGAAAGACTCTACTGAGACAAAGATGGGTTGTCAAGAAAGTAGAGGAGGTAGGATGGGCAGTTGGTCAGATCTAGTATGGATCGTATATGGACGGTAGTTGGAGTCGGCAGCTCTCTTAGGGTTCCCTCATCTGGGATCCCTGGGGAAGAGGATCAAGTTGGCCCTTGCGAACAGCTTGATGCACTATCTCCCTTCAATCCTTTGAGCAAAATGCGgcaaaaggaaggaaaatcCATGGACCGACCTCATCGTCTCCACCCCGTAGGAACTACAAGATCACCCCAAGGACGCCTTCGGTATCTAGGGGTCGCAGACCGACCATAGAACCTCGTTCAATAAGTAGAACGAATTAGCTGTCCGCTCTCTGGTTGGGCAGTAAGGATCGGAGAAGTGCAATCACTCATTCTTAAAACCAGCATTCTTAAGACCAAAGAAGCGGGCAGAAAaggggggaaaaagaaaagtaataaacctgcaaATTTGTACTAGGAAATGGAATCCTAGAATGGCACCTTATATCTCTGCAAAACGTAAAGgtattcatattataaatcaataACCGAGATTTTTGAACAGCGAACAACCAGAGTAATAATAGGAACTAGTGTATCGAGTTTCTTCGTAGCATTATCTATTAGAAATGAATTTTCTAACATCTGACTCCATACCACTGAAGGATTTAATCGCACACTTGAAATATAGCCCAAAAAGTCAAGAGAACGCTTGGATAATTGGTTTATATAGATCCTTTCTGGTTTGTGGACCAACACATAAAAATGACATTGCCATAAATTGACAAGGTAATATTTCCACTTATTAATCAGAAGTGGCGTATCTTTTGAAACcagaatagattttccttgataTCGAACATAATCAATGAAAGGATCCTTGAAGACTCGTAAGATAGCcgaaaaaaataattagcaaaTACTTTGACAAGATGTTCTATTTTTCTATAGAAATATATTCGCTCAAAAAGGTCCCTAAATAAGAAGTTAATCGTATATGAGAAGATTGATTAcgtagaaaaaggaaaatggattCGTATTCACATACATAAGAATTTGTATAGGAACAAGACTAATCTTcgatttctttttgaaaaaaaagaaatcaatttttttgaAGTACTAAGACTATTCAAATTACAATACTTGTGAAAAAGAAAACCGTAATAAATGAAAAGAGGAGGCATCTTTCACACAGGAGCGAAGGATTTGAACTAAAATTTCCAGATGGAGGGGATAGGGTATTAATACATCTGACACATAATTTAAATGTGGGAATTTATCCTCTAAAAAAGGAAATATTGAATGAAGTGATCGTAAATTATAAGATTTTGcgatttcttcttcctctaagGAAGATACTAATCGTAGGGAAAATGGAATTTCCACAATGACTCCAAACCCTTCTGATAACATTTGAGAATACAAATTTTTGTTGTACCCAAAAAtggatttttattataataattactgggaaaaaaaaagattctGGTGGTACATTCGAGTAATTTTTACCATTAGTTATTATTAACTTTTCTTATCTGGACAAGTGTACACATACGATTAATTATGTGCTTCTTCAGGTCCACACTATAACTGTATATGTGCACATTTATGATTGATTTGTGTACCTTCAGATTACACACTATAACTAATGCGTGTTCCTTGGAGATCACGTTTAGGATTGATTACTGATGTGTGCTCCTTCGGGATCACGTTTAGGACTGATGAATGATGTGTGTTCTCTTGAGATCACATTTATGACTGATATGTGACTCATTCGAGATCACCACATTTGGCATGATGTGGGTATACACCGATGCCTAGATAAATTAGGTAATACGTTACCTAGAGGGTCTGATAGCGGGTCACTTATTGGGTATtgttatactcattctttctttctttacgTTTTTTCAGGCAATGACAAGAGTCAATCAGCGAGTGACAGATGAGACTCATGACAGAGCCATATGGGAACAAGAGAAATCGTTTCCactcaatttatatttttttagtcatttaaacatttgaaactagaatttaatgtcaaacaaaaaatttaatgttTTGAATGGTCTATGTCAATTGTAAATCAGAAAAAAGGTATTCCAAAGTCTTCTTTTTGAAGATCCACGAAATTTTAGGTAGAAGAAAGCCAAGTGACTCAGAGGCAAGTTCGCAAGTAGAAACCTGTAAGAAACCTCTGAAAGGAGCCAATCCAGTTCCAGGGACGACCATGATAATAGGCACTTTACTATCTGCAGGAAGCTTGAAGTTGGATTACCTCACGAAAATGGGAGCCCAACTGTAGTCATGGCTTTTCTCCATGGGCAcagaattttgaagaatgaagaaaaattattaGATTCTCAAAGTCAGGAGATGATCTATAATATGAGCCGCAATCACTGAATATTATCTGAAACAAGTGAGAAAATTGATGAACTAGCTCTTAAGGAAATAAATCATCAGGAAACAGAaaaaatataaaccaaaatAAGGTTCGAAATCACCCATTATTTGTTtcccaaaactaaaaaaattcgCCCTACACAAATTTCCAAGTGGAAAGCTTCAGTTATTAGCATATTAACTCTATTTTTTTAAGGACAACTGCTATTCATCTAATATTGGAAAACTCTTTGAAAAATTATAGCTTATCGGAATTGTATCAGGTTCGTATTTGCACAaaaagatggaagcaagaaatAAATGACGCATACCTTCATCCAGGTTGAGCAAATTCCTTTATGAATACGTCCGGTTGGCATTTTGTCATAGACTAGAGCACAAGTAACATGAATTCTAGATGAAGCCATCCTGTTAAAGGCACAAAATATAGTGATATCGATGATTCAGCATAAAGAGAACGTTTAAGaggagagagagggagagggagATGAAAAGAGCAATATGTAGGTGATGGGAAGATGTAATGTGCAGTAATATGCATTGTCAATGACAATGTACGAGAAGTGATATTCTTTCCAACATCCTTTCACTGTACGTCTATCAGATCTTTATTCTAATTAACTCCCCCTAAAATCCTAAAAACGCATAGTCTCTCCCCCAAAAATGATAAGGGATGTATGAATACTCGAGAAGAGAGGAGCCGAGGTACTGCCTAAACAAGAATTCTTGAACAGCGAACAACCAGAGTTATTACCCATTGACATTTCAAAGATTTCAATCATAAATTCGATACATGACATCCAAAAGTTCAAGAAGCTTTCAACCAagtttaaaatgaaaaactcgatacattaaaaattttgtttattttctattgcAACCTAAAAAGCTAAACTTCAATTCACCGTCATCCATTCTAAAATAATGTAACAACGAGGCTTTATAATTGTATTTATAAGTGTTTATACTACAAAGAGATGAAGATAATTATGCGTTTGTTTTGAAAACTTAAGGTGTTTAAGAAACTTTGGAGGCATTTCTTACTGCCTAACATTTCGAGTTTGTCATGTGACAGGAATACTTGGATTTTTTTGAATCATTATGGTTGGGTCAGAGATAGTGGGGTTATAATGGACGTCAAGTTCCATGTTGTTATGGAGCCCTTGAGAGTATcccaataaaaaaaacttcaacGACGTTGAAACTCCAATTTCTTCTAGGAGCATTTTTCTTAGTTCTCGACTTAAGTTCGACCTCCCTCTCCTATTTCCCCTTCTACTTGACTGTCAAATCCTCCCTGGGTGACTCCTCACAATTAAGCAGTTTGTTTATCTTGTGATGCAGCATGGGTAAAGACTAAGAAAAAAAGGCAAGCTTAGACGGGCCTTGCAGGATCATGTAGATAAATATTGTTTGTGTTGACTTTAAATCTTTTTCTGGTCTTATAATTTTCTATTATTGAAGTTGTGGGTGATATAAGAGGGGATTCGGTTAACCTCCCAAGTTCTCACTTCTCCCATAGTCATTAAAAATCAGATATCCTAAATTGTATCAAATTTCTACGATGGATAGAGAAGCATTTTACTTCATTTAAGACAGTTATTGAAGAAACTCTCCAATTAACTTCATTGAAGAAGATTCAATCTTTCAGAGATATCAATCATTCCCATAACAAGGTGACTTATGGCCTAGCTTGTGGTTGATGAACGAGATTGGCATCCATTTCTGAATGAGGAACTTTCCTTTGTGGCTTATCTCTCTTGTTATTCAAGACAACGATGTTGTTATATCTTCCCAAGTGTTATTTTATGTTGTTATCATAAGAAAAGGTTTTATAAGTGTCATATTTACCAAGTTATGCCTAATTATTATTGTCCCATTGATTTTTCAATATATCAACGTAAATAACTCACCTGTCATAAAGTATGCGTtttaaccaaaaataaaaataaaaaataattatagggTTGACTCAAAATTTGGTCGCAAATGAAATCTATCACGCTAGTTAAAACTTAAGTTTTTTCGCTTACATCACATTAACGTGAAATTACGAAAATAGACCAATGCACACATGGTTTAGGATCTCACTCTTACTACTTGTTCTCGCTCTCATGATGATTAAATGTCAACATTCTTTCCTCTAACTATATATACTCTCAAGAAGCGAGAGTAAAGAATAAAGAGTGAGAATGAGAGGAATGAACGCTGATTTTTAGTTATCACGAagaggaaacaaaaaaaaagaaaaaggaatgaGAGTGAGAAACAAGAGCAACCTACGTGTACAATAATCTATTTTGATCATAATTTCACATTGATATGACATAAATATAGGAGAAAAAACATATATAAGATTTTATTCGATCCTTCTAAGATAggtatctttaaaaaaaaaaaaaaaaaaaaaaaaaatcgattttGCGACAAAGAAATTGCTCGGAtaatgaagagagagaaattgaaGTCTACAAGAAGCTGGAGTTCGGGGCTGTGGCGGCGTGGGGTCCTCTCTACTTTCAAATTCTCAAAATTCCCCTATTCTCCCTCTTCAATCTCCGTTTTCCACCGCTCGCTCTCTCTTTACGCCCAGGTTTCACTCTCATTTCTCTCTAATTTCCTCTATTTTCTACTTCCGTTCTTCGATTTTCATTCCATTTTTGCGTTTCTTTCCACATAGCTATGTTCTCTGCTGCTTAATTTCCCTTCCCATTCATACCTATGTCCCTTCATAAACTGAAAATGATGTTATAGTTCGCCTCTTCTTGCAATGCTGTGTGGtttctttcttgttttgaaattgAGAATCGAAGAGCATGTCATCTAGCTCCATCGAGTATGCAATCTGTATGTAGGATTAGATTCATACACTTTTTGAAGAAGAATCAAGAATTCGACTGAGGAATTGAAGAAAATTGTCTAATGGTTGATGATTTCGTGTGAAATTGGGAAAAAGTTTGATTCCGATTTCAGTTTCTCCTCTTGCAGCCTTTAGCTCTGTGGTGTGTGCTCACATGTAAATTCATTTCATCAAAATGTCCCTCCTTAGTAGATTCTTTTACCGAAGACCCCCAGATGGGTTGCTGGAATTTGTCGAACGAGTATATAGTAAGTGAAATTgctgctttatttatttatttacttgtgCGATATAGCTCATTATGAACTTGGCTTAATAGTTCCTCATTCGGGTGTTGATTTTCATGAAATCGTGCAGTTTTTGATTCGTGTTTTTCAACTGAAGTATTGCCTGATGGTATGTACCAAATATATCTGCATGAAATCATAAACGAATTACATGAAGAATTCCCGGATTCTTCCTTTCTTGCATTTAATTTTCGTGAAGGGGAGAAAAGGAGCCAATTTGCAGAAATGTTGTGCGAGTATGATGTCACTGTGATGGATTATCCTCGACAATATGAAGGTTGCCCTCTTCTTCCACTGTCGTTGATACAGCATTTTCTCCGCATTTGTGAAAGTTGGCTTCTGCTTGGTAACCAACAAAATGTCATTCTTCTCCACTGTGAGAGGGGAGGTTGGCCTCTCTTAGCATTCCTTTTGGCTAGCTTTTTGATATTTAGAAAAATGCACAGTGGTGAGAGGAAAACTCTTGAAATTGTACATCGAGAAGCTCCAAAAGGGTTTTTGCAGCTCTTGTCACCATTAAATCCATTTCCATCTCAGCTCCGCTACTTGCAATATGTTGCAAGGAGAAATATAGTCTCGGAGTGGCCACCACCTGAGCGAGCACTCTCTTTAGATTGTGTAATTCTTCGTGGCATTCCAGCTTTTGATTCTCAGAATGGCTGCAGACCAGTCATTCGTATTTTTGGGAGGAATCTTTCTAGTAAGGGCGGGCTTTCCACGCAGATGCTTTTCTCCATGCCCAAGAAGAACAAGGCCCTCCGTCACTACCATCAGGTTAAAGTTTGACATGTTGATTTTCTACTTTGATTTTGTAGAGACCTCAAAGACTTTAGATATGCTAACTATGAAAAAATGGACGTTTTGACTGCAGGCAGACTGTGATGTGATTAAAATAGACGTGCAGTGTTTGGTTCAAGGAGATGTAGTGTTGGAGTGTTCACATTTGGAGTCGGAACCAGAAAGAGAAGTTATGATGTTTCGTATTATGTTCAATACAGCATTTATTCGATCAAACATACTGATGCTAACCTCTGAAAATTTGGACATTCTTTGGGATTCAAAGGAGCGTTATCCAAAAGGCTTTCGAGCTGAGGTGTGTATATTGATAGTCATTTGGAGAATCTCAATTCGAAGTTTATTGATTTTACCATCCATAAGAAATAAACTTTCCAAGAACTCTCatttaatgatttatttttcatcttttgCTGTCCATCTAATTAATTACCTCTAAATTAGGTTTTGTTTGGGGAGATGGAAAGCATTTCCCCTCCAAGGGCTCCAACCTCCATTTTGAATGGTGAAGAGAAAGGTGGATTACCAATTGAAGCTTTTTCCAGGGTTCAAGAACTTTTTAGTGGTGTCGAGTGGATTGATAGCAATGATGATGCTGCCTTGTGGGTACTTAAGAATCTTTCTGCCTTGAGTGACGTGAAAGAATTGTCAAGATTgcaaaataaaacaagttcataCTCCTCACCAGTGGATTCTGAAGAGGAAAATAATACATCTAGCACTGCCGATAGTTCAGATGAAGTGTTTGATATTATTACAAAGCCTTTTGTTGATTCAACTTCTACCAACTTTACAATTCCGGCCATGGTACATTCTTCTGAATTATTGTCTGACAAGATTGGTGCTAAAGAAGTGAATATTTCATTAGAGTCTCCTCAATCTTCTGATGAATTTCAAGACAAGATATTTTCAAACAAAGAACCTCTACCCTCTTCATCACCTCCACTAACTTCTTTTGGCTCCCCACCCCTTCCTATTAGTTCTTCAATGTCATCACCACTGTTGCCTCCGTCTAATCTACCATATACCAATTCTAGTGGAGAACATGTCTCAAATAAAATGACACCCACTGTTAAAGTGATTCCTTCACCGCCGCCACCTCCACCTTTTTCTCTATCGCATAATGAGCCTCATGTAGAAACTTCCTGTAGTTCAGATTCGACCACTGTAACAATGCATGGGAGACCCCCTCCACCCCCTACACCTCCGCCTCAATATCCTACTAGCAACAATCCTGTTACAGCCTCGACTTATTCACTTTCGCATGTTCCTAAATCTTCTGGTGCTCCTCCACCCCCCCCACCACCTCCTCCTTTTGTTCCAAAATCTTCTAGTGCTCCTCCGCCTCCGCCTCCACCTCCACCTCCACCTCCAATTCCAAAACCTTCTGGTGCTCCCCCACCTCCACCTCCGCCTCCACCTGTAGTTGCAAAATCTTCTAGTGTTCCTTCCCCTCCACCTCCGCCTCCACCTCCAGTTTCAAAATCTTTTAGTGCACCTCCACCTCCACTTCTAAAATCATCTAGTGCTCCTCCGCCTCCACCTCCCCCTCCGCCTCTAAAATCTTCTAGTGCTCCTCCACCTCCACCTCCACCTCCTGTTCCAAAACTTTTTGGTGCTCCTCCACCTCCACCTCCTCTTCCACAATCAAATCGCGGTGCACCAGTTCCACCTCCTCCACCACCAAAACCTCCCAGTGTTGAGCTGCCAAGTCATGGTGCTAAATCAACTAGACCTCCTCCACCTCCTCCACCAGCAAAGCCGTTCAATGCTCATCCTCCGACAAGTCATGGTCCTACACCAGTGCCACCCCCTCCCCCAGGATCAAGAGGATCAAATGTACCGCCACCACCTCCTCCTGCTGGAAGAGGCAAAGCTTCCCTAGGATCAACAACTCAAGGAAGAGGCCGAGTAGCTACAGGAGTTGTAAATGCTCCAAAAAAAACCACTTTAAAACCATTACACTGGGTAAAAGTTACTCGAGCGATGCAAGGAAGTTTATGGGCTGACTCACAAAAGCAGGAAAATCAATCAAGGTGCATTATGCATGAAcctttttgagttttctaccGATTGGATGATCCATGTTGATTTTTTAGATCATAGAGCCTTTACTTTAGCCAATAGCCAATTTACATTATTAATGAAATTCTCTTAATTTGATCCTTGCGAGCCATAAGAAAAGGTTTATCTATATGCTTTGATCCATCCATTTCCTAAAAGGACAAGTCTTCTTGTGGACTTTCTTTTCGGAACCTATTCTGGGTTCTCTTTTTTGCATTTGCTGGTTGCCTTTGTTCCACATTTTCTATCTTCACTCATATCATCTTGGCTGTCTCATTATTATTGAGTTGTATTGCATGGAATGTCCTATAATTCTCATTCCAAATGATGGTCTTATAGGGCCCCAGAAATAGACATCTCTGAACTTGAAAGTCTATTCTCAGCAGCCTCTGCTTCTGATGGAAGTGGCAGTAAAGGTGGAGGACGACGTGGTTCCAGCATCAACAAACCTGAAAAAGTGCAACTGGTTAGTCatctttcattctttctttcttcctcagCATCATTCTTCTATGTTTCATATTTCTCTCATGATTTGGATTAATTGACTTCAAGGAGGGGAGGTTGGCAAGGAGCATTTggtaaattttctttctttatttggtttttttggtcaaatttgTGATGTGGTTCTGTTTCATTTTGTCAGATTGACCTGCGGAGAGCATATAACTGTGAAATAATGCTCTCAAAAATAAAGATTCCCTTACCGGATATGATAGTAagtgttttattattattgttattattttattttttgttgttaTTAGAAGGATAGTGATTTTCTCCACTCCAGGACTACGATATTTCTCCACTAATTAAGTTTACATTTTGCAGAATTCAGTTCTTGCATTGGATTCTTCTGCTCTTGATATTGACCAGGTTGAAAATCTCATCAAGTTTTGTCCTACTAGGGAAGAGATGGAAACGTTGAAGGTGCTTCCCTCCCGGGTTCCTCTCTCACTGTACTTATTGTTACACATTGTCATTCCAAAACTTTGGGGACAGTATCAATGTTGAATATGGTGAACCTTAGCTGTTATAATATTTGTAcgtaaaaatcaaaattttctcgATCAGTTATCCAGTAATAGTCCATTAAACACGTGAAGGTTGCTTTTTTCCAAACCAATTCCCTTTTTCCCACTGTTAGGTTTTGCAGTTCCAACTAGTTATGAGTTTATTGGCTCTACTGATCATTAGTGGGACAAGgtttagaattttaataaaaaaagagcTTTACATTTAGCGGCTAGAGCAAAGGAGCAACTATTTTTATTATCTGTTATTTTGTTTTCCCTTTTATGTTGTCGGAACCTTAGGCCCATTATTAGGGAGGTTTTGCCTGTCAGATGTTTAagaaattattttcttatttaatgtAAGTAATGTAGCTTTTTTCCCTTTCAAGGAGGATAATTTCTCcccatatatatttttttaaatcttatacTAATAGTAGGAGATGGCATTTTATCATTATTGTCTCTTAGGTAACATGCAATTGTACTCATTTTTCTTGAGACGCGTTTGATTTTACAACATTTGGCATCCAAAAGCTCGTTGGATTGTAAATCATGACAACCAAACATTGGGGTTTACGAATTGCTAATTTGATCAATATGCAAAATAAATAGAATTGTTGCATCCTGTCTGATTTTTGTACAACATTGGTATTAAATAAAGAGTTGTGGTAAAGTCAGTtttgatatttcttttatatattgaGTAAACATGTTAAGAGCTTGCTGAATTACATGTCTAGTACGCTCTGATAGATCCTCAAAGCCATGTGCAATTTTAattgtttcctttttcttgCAAATGGTACATTACAGAGTTACACAGGTGACAGAGAAATGCTTGGAAAGTGTGAGCAGGTACTTCAATTGCTTCTATCTCCTTAATAGGTACAAGCCCCAATGAAATTTCTGAAGCACATGCTTCTTTGTTCCTTTTCAGTTTTTTCTCGAGCTAATGAAGGTCCCACGAATAGAGTCCAAATTACGAGTATTTGCTTTCAAAATCACCTTTTCTAGTCAGGTATAATATCAAAATGTTTCATGTAAAATTTTATGCTATTTACTTGTAGTGAACAGTTTTAGCTCTTATTTTGGTCAGGTGAATGATTTGAGATATCATTTGAACACAATAAATGATGCTACAAGAGAGGTACTCTTTCACATACTAATGTCTTCAAAGTGACCATATCAATTATTTCCGAGTCCATACTTATTTTTTGATTTTAATCAACAGGTCAAAGAATCTGCTAAGTTGCGTCAGATAATGCAAACAATTCTTACATTGGGAAATGCGTTAAACCAGGGTACCGCTCGAGGTAGATTTCTCATCCTTGTTGCCATCTTAGTCTATATAGTTTTGTTAAAATATGTTCTTGAAGATGTGATAGACAAGCTTGAAAGACTAACACGATGAATTATCTGTCTTCAAAGACTGTTGATTTCCTTCTAACTGGAGTAATCACATTTATAAATTTCTCCAATTATTTAATCGAGTAAACTGTTCAACTGTTTAGTCCAAGCTTGACAGCATGTGTTCAATTTGTGAAGTGAGGAGGCATCAGGC comes from the Benincasa hispida cultivar B227 chromosome 5, ASM972705v1, whole genome shotgun sequence genome and includes:
- the LOC120077712 gene encoding formin-like protein 14 — translated: MSLLSRFFYRRPPDGLLEFVERVYIFDSCFSTEVLPDGMYQIYLHEIINELHEEFPDSSFLAFNFREGEKRSQFAEMLCEYDVTVMDYPRQYEGCPLLPLSLIQHFLRICESWLLLGNQQNVILLHCERGGWPLLAFLLASFLIFRKMHSGERKTLEIVHREAPKGFLQLLSPLNPFPSQLRYLQYVARRNIVSEWPPPERALSLDCVILRGIPAFDSQNGCRPVIRIFGRNLSSKGGLSTQMLFSMPKKNKALRHYHQADCDVIKIDVQCLVQGDVVLECSHLESEPEREVMMFRIMFNTAFIRSNILMLTSENLDILWDSKERYPKGFRAEVLFGEMESISPPRAPTSILNGEEKGGLPIEAFSRVQELFSGVEWIDSNDDAALWVLKNLSALSDVKELSRLQNKTSSYSSPVDSEEENNTSSTADSSDEVFDIITKPFVDSTSTNFTIPAMVHSSELLSDKIGAKEVNISLESPQSSDEFQDKIFSNKEPLPSSSPPLTSFGSPPLPISSSMSSPLLPPSNLPYTNSSGEHVSNKMTPTVKVIPSPPPPPPFSLSHNEPHVETSCSSDSTTVTMHGRPPPPPTPPPQYPTSNNPVTASTYSLSHVPKSSGAPPPPPPPPPFVPKSSSAPPPPPPPPPPPPIPKPSGAPPPPPPPPPVVAKSSSVPSPPPPPPPPVSKSFSAPPPPLLKSSSAPPPPPPPPPLKSSSAPPPPPPPPVPKLFGAPPPPPPLPQSNRGAPVPPPPPPKPPSVELPSHGAKSTRPPPPPPPAKPFNAHPPTSHGPTPVPPPPPGSRGSNVPPPPPPAGRGKASLGSTTQGRGRVATGVVNAPKKTTLKPLHWVKVTRAMQGSLWADSQKQENQSRAPEIDISELESLFSAASASDGSGSKGGGRRGSSINKPEKVQLIDLRRAYNCEIMLSKIKIPLPDMINSVLALDSSALDIDQVENLIKFCPTREEMETLKSYTGDREMLGKCEQFFLELMKVPRIESKLRVFAFKITFSSQVNDLRYHLNTINDATREVKESAKLRQIMQTILTLGNALNQGTARGSAIGFKLDSLLKLSDTRARNNKMTLMHYLCKLIAEKMPELLDFDKDLVHLEAASKIQLKALAEEMQAVSKGLEKVEQELTASENDGAISVGFQKVLKNFLDTAEAEVRALISLYSEVGRNADSLSQYFGEDPARCPFEQVTQILIVFVKMFKKSREENERQADAEKKKIEKEAMKERSSVKAK